One window of the Streptomyces asoensis genome contains the following:
- a CDS encoding flavodoxin family protein: protein MATLLIVHHTPSPNCQALFEAVVSGATAPEIEGVRVERRAALAATASDVLAADAYLLGTPANLGYMSGALKHFFDQVYYPCLDTTRGRPFGYYVHGGNDVTGAVRGIETITTGLGWRRAAEPVTVTGEPDKADVAACWELGATVAAGLMD, encoded by the coding sequence GTGGCCACTTTGCTGATCGTCCATCACACCCCCTCGCCCAACTGCCAGGCGCTCTTCGAAGCGGTCGTCTCGGGCGCGACGGCGCCGGAGATCGAGGGAGTCCGCGTCGAACGCCGGGCCGCCCTCGCCGCGACCGCCTCCGACGTCCTGGCCGCCGACGCCTACCTGCTGGGCACGCCGGCCAACCTCGGCTATATGTCCGGCGCGCTCAAGCACTTCTTCGACCAGGTGTACTACCCCTGCCTCGACACCACCCGCGGTCGGCCCTTCGGCTACTACGTGCACGGCGGCAACGACGTCACCGGCGCGGTGCGCGGCATCGAGACCATCACCACCGGCCTGGGCTGGCGGCGCGCGGCCGAGCCGGTCACCGTCACCGGGGAACCCGACAAGGCGGACGTGGCGGCCTGCTGGGAACTGGGCGCCACGGTCGCGGCCGGCCTGATGGACTGA
- a CDS encoding ABC transporter permease produces the protein MLPGLAYFLVFHYGALAGNVIAFKEYVPFDGIWGSPWVGLGNFRRMFEDAEFWDAVLNTLWIAVLQLVFYFPVPLGLALLLHTLTWSTVRRFVQSVAYLPHFVSWVIVVALFQQVLGDTGMVNGYLGDAGLHTVDIVGNPDAFRPLVVAQVIWKDAGWGTIIFLAALSQVDEQQYEAAAIDGAGPWRRFWHITLPAIRPVIVLLLIMRLGDILSVGFEQMLLQRDAVGPQTAEVIDTFVYYRGIVGGDYGFAAAAGLFKGLVGALLVYAANRVAHRLGEQGVYR, from the coding sequence ATGCTGCCGGGGCTCGCCTACTTCCTCGTGTTCCACTACGGCGCGCTCGCCGGCAATGTCATCGCCTTCAAGGAGTACGTCCCGTTCGACGGGATCTGGGGCAGCCCATGGGTCGGCCTCGGCAACTTCCGGCGGATGTTCGAGGACGCCGAGTTCTGGGACGCGGTCCTCAACACCCTCTGGATCGCGGTCCTCCAACTCGTCTTCTACTTCCCCGTCCCGCTCGGCCTCGCGCTGCTCCTGCACACCCTCACCTGGAGCACGGTCCGCCGCTTCGTGCAGTCCGTGGCCTATCTGCCGCACTTCGTCTCATGGGTGATCGTCGTCGCCCTCTTCCAGCAGGTCCTGGGCGACACGGGCATGGTGAACGGCTATCTCGGCGACGCGGGCCTGCACACCGTCGACATCGTCGGCAATCCCGACGCCTTCCGCCCGCTCGTCGTCGCACAGGTGATCTGGAAGGACGCCGGCTGGGGCACGATCATCTTCCTGGCCGCGCTCTCCCAGGTCGACGAGCAGCAGTACGAGGCCGCCGCGATCGACGGCGCCGGGCCCTGGCGGCGCTTCTGGCACATCACCCTGCCGGCGATCCGGCCGGTGATCGTGCTGCTGCTCATCATGCGGCTCGGCGACATCCTCTCCGTCGGCTTCGAGCAGATGCTGCTCCAGCGCGACGCCGTCGGCCCGCAGACCGCCGAGGTCATCGACACGTTCGTCTACTACCGGGGCATCGTCGGCGGCGACTACGGATTCGCCGCCGCCGCGGGCCTGTTCAAGGGCCTGGTCGGCGCCCTGCTCGTGTACGCGGCCAACCGGGTCGCCCATCGTCTCGGCGAACAGGGGGTCTACCGGTGA
- a CDS encoding extracellular solute-binding protein codes for MSGMSRRTLLRSVAAGGAAVAVPGLLTACSTTGSDDKGVSNAGKELAPWPAYAAPAGPRPDLAPTEAGVQAGFTSYPSSLVTSVARTPGDGSTVKVLTVTFGTPPKAADQNQYWRAVEKALGVKIEFTVVPQADYQKKMATVMAGDPDSLPDIINVFTNVTLPREAQFVQRRAEDLTPYLSGAAVRDYPNLAGIPTHAWRDMGRIGGRLYGIPLERPLPGSTLWLNQGLFTKAGMRGGWTSTDFAAVARKATHGKRYGLGASVGSLFGNAVHAAAHHAPNAWAVDKNGTFHPHYGDDRYKAAVAFQAQLRKNGSYHPDATSMSQVDLGTLFLNGTVAALQDGFGAYQTRYPDAEGLLTPAPALPYSVDGTPGGIVAARRSFGYTILKKAGKERVQMLLRLLDHLAAPFGTKEWELVHYGLEGVHFTRGKDGSPRATRLGEVENVSNLPFRYLAEGPQVLFLPGLPDAVRALHTWQRTVVPVAIRNASFGLKSPTDTSQGATLKALMDDTVTAVVAGRAPMSEYDEAVRKWRSRGGDRMAGEYAEEYDANT; via the coding sequence ATGTCCGGCATGTCCCGACGCACGCTGCTGCGATCCGTGGCCGCGGGTGGCGCCGCCGTCGCCGTCCCCGGTCTGCTCACCGCCTGCTCCACCACGGGTTCGGACGACAAGGGCGTCTCCAACGCGGGCAAGGAACTCGCCCCCTGGCCCGCCTACGCGGCTCCCGCCGGCCCCCGGCCCGACCTCGCGCCCACCGAGGCGGGCGTCCAGGCGGGCTTCACGTCCTACCCCTCCTCCCTCGTCACCTCGGTCGCCCGTACCCCCGGCGACGGCTCCACCGTGAAGGTCCTGACCGTCACCTTCGGCACCCCGCCCAAGGCGGCGGACCAGAACCAGTACTGGCGGGCCGTCGAGAAGGCCCTCGGCGTGAAGATCGAGTTCACGGTGGTCCCGCAGGCCGACTACCAGAAGAAGATGGCCACCGTCATGGCCGGCGACCCCGACTCGCTGCCCGACATCATCAACGTCTTCACCAATGTCACCCTGCCGCGCGAGGCCCAGTTCGTACAGCGCAGGGCCGAGGACCTGACGCCGTACCTCTCCGGCGCGGCGGTCCGGGACTACCCCAACCTGGCCGGCATCCCCACCCACGCCTGGCGCGACATGGGCCGCATCGGCGGGCGGCTCTACGGCATCCCCCTCGAACGCCCGCTGCCCGGCTCGACCCTCTGGCTCAACCAGGGCCTGTTCACCAAGGCCGGCATGAGAGGCGGCTGGACCTCCACGGACTTCGCCGCCGTCGCCCGCAAGGCCACCCACGGCAAGCGGTACGGGCTCGGCGCCTCCGTCGGCTCCCTCTTCGGCAACGCCGTGCACGCCGCCGCCCACCACGCCCCGAACGCCTGGGCCGTCGACAAGAACGGCACCTTCCACCCCCACTACGGCGACGACCGCTACAAGGCCGCCGTCGCCTTCCAGGCCCAGCTGCGCAAGAACGGGTCCTACCACCCCGACGCCACCTCGATGTCCCAGGTGGACCTCGGCACCCTCTTCCTCAACGGCACCGTCGCCGCCCTCCAGGACGGCTTCGGCGCCTACCAGACCCGCTACCCCGACGCCGAGGGGCTGCTGACCCCGGCGCCGGCCCTGCCGTACAGCGTCGACGGCACCCCGGGCGGCATCGTCGCCGCCCGCCGCTCCTTCGGCTACACGATCCTGAAGAAGGCCGGGAAGGAACGCGTCCAGATGCTGCTGCGCCTCCTCGACCACCTGGCCGCGCCGTTCGGCACGAAGGAATGGGAACTCGTCCACTACGGCCTGGAGGGCGTCCACTTCACCCGGGGCAAGGACGGCTCCCCGCGGGCGACCCGGCTCGGCGAGGTGGAGAACGTCTCCAACCTGCCGTTCCGCTACCTGGCCGAGGGCCCTCAGGTGCTGTTCCTGCCGGGCCTGCCCGATGCCGTGCGCGCCCTGCACACCTGGCAGCGGACGGTCGTACCGGTCGCGATCCGCAACGCCTCCTTCGGTCTGAAGTCCCCGACCGACACCTCCCAGGGCGCCACGCTCAAGGCCCTGATGGACGACACGGTCACCGCCGTCGTCGCCGGCCGTGCCCCGATGTCGGAGTACGACGAGGCGGTGCGGAAATGGCGCTCGCGAGGCGGCGACAGAATGGCCGGGGAGTACGCCGAGGAGTACGACGCCAACACCTGA
- a CDS encoding ABC transporter substrate-binding protein codes for MPQNTSTFMSGPSPMSRRLFLTTTGALSLGAALTACGGNDSGGSAGSGKPVGQADIDKAMKTPTELTFWTWVPNMDKEVALFEKRYPAIKVKVVNAGQGTPQYTKLRTALKAGSGAPDMVQIEYQAIPTFTITDSLLDLRPYGAAALKSTFVDWTWSQVSGNDGEIWAIPQDTGPMGMLYRQDIFDQHGIEVPGTWDEFAAAARKLHKADPDVYLTNLAANQVAAWHGLLWQAGAKPYVTSGKGDITISVDDSVSQKLGAYWGGLAKEGVIGVEPDFTDSWYAALNKGKYATWITAAWGPVFLSGSAKATAGKWRAAPLPQWDAAKPSSGNWGGSTTAVIRSTKNPVAAAVFAQFLNTDPASARMFATEQFFFPATKSLLTDAEFVSDAPSFYGGQKVNQVFADIGSTVNSSFQWPPFLDQAATDWTETVGKSLADRTDTVRALGTWQSRLTSYAKNQGFTVKGS; via the coding sequence ATGCCCCAGAACACGTCCACATTCATGTCCGGCCCCTCCCCGATGAGCCGCCGGCTGTTCCTCACCACGACGGGCGCCCTGTCGCTCGGCGCCGCCCTCACCGCCTGCGGCGGGAACGACTCCGGCGGTTCCGCCGGCTCCGGCAAGCCGGTCGGGCAGGCCGACATCGACAAGGCGATGAAGACGCCGACCGAGCTGACGTTCTGGACCTGGGTCCCGAACATGGACAAGGAGGTCGCGCTCTTCGAGAAGCGGTACCCGGCCATCAAGGTCAAGGTGGTCAACGCCGGCCAGGGCACCCCGCAGTACACCAAGCTGCGGACGGCCCTGAAGGCAGGCAGCGGCGCCCCGGACATGGTGCAGATCGAGTACCAGGCCATTCCGACCTTCACCATCACCGACAGCCTGCTGGACCTGCGGCCGTACGGCGCCGCCGCGCTCAAGTCCACCTTCGTGGACTGGACCTGGTCCCAGGTCAGCGGCAACGACGGCGAGATATGGGCGATCCCCCAGGACACCGGGCCGATGGGCATGCTGTACCGGCAGGACATCTTCGACCAGCACGGCATCGAAGTGCCGGGAACCTGGGACGAGTTCGCCGCCGCGGCCCGCAAGCTGCACAAGGCCGACCCCGACGTCTACCTCACGAACCTCGCGGCCAACCAGGTCGCCGCCTGGCACGGCCTGTTGTGGCAGGCGGGCGCCAAACCGTACGTGACGTCCGGCAAGGGCGACATCACCATCAGCGTCGACGACAGCGTCTCCCAGAAGCTGGGCGCGTACTGGGGCGGCCTCGCGAAGGAGGGGGTCATCGGCGTCGAACCCGACTTCACCGACTCCTGGTACGCGGCGCTCAACAAGGGCAAGTACGCCACCTGGATCACCGCCGCCTGGGGTCCGGTCTTCCTCTCCGGCTCCGCGAAGGCCACCGCGGGCAAGTGGCGGGCGGCCCCGCTGCCGCAGTGGGACGCGGCCAAGCCCAGCTCGGGCAACTGGGGCGGCTCGACGACCGCCGTCATCCGCTCCACCAAGAACCCCGTCGCGGCGGCGGTGTTCGCGCAGTTCCTCAACACCGACCCGGCCAGCGCGAGGATGTTCGCCACCGAGCAGTTCTTCTTCCCGGCGACCAAGTCCCTGCTGACGGACGCGGAGTTCGTCTCGGACGCCCCGTCCTTCTACGGCGGTCAGAAGGTCAACCAGGTCTTCGCCGACATCGGCTCCACGGTCAACTCCTCCTTCCAGTGGCCCCCGTTCCTCGACCAGGCGGCGACCGACTGGACGGAGACCGTCGGCAAGTCCCTCGCCGACAGGACCGACACCGTCCGCGCGCTCGGCACCTGGCAGTCACGGCTGACCTCGTACGCCAAGAACCAGGGCTTCACCGTCAAGGGGAGTTGA
- a CDS encoding LacI family DNA-binding transcriptional regulator, with protein sequence MTAQGRVTIREVAERAGVSVATVSRVLSGNYPVPQATRTRVLRAARALDYVANAHARALVGGGRKTVAVVLRQVTSPFYAQVAEGVEAEAATHGWLCLVGTTGGDPQRELEFVQLMREEGARLVILVGGVVEDDAYRERVAHYAQALASAGARLVLCGRPAPDPDIPALVVEFDNEAGARAITGHLLSAGHRRIVFLGGLPGNTALDARVRGYRAALAGHGLPPEAAHVVDCGLGRAAGLRAMTELLEERPEFTAVFAGDDMVAAGALRAIAEAGLRVPDDISVVGYNDIPLAEDFHPPLTTVRTPAEELGRAAVRIALRDPEQAAATHHLLGTHIVVRDSVAAPPPGRAHRPT encoded by the coding sequence ATGACGGCACAGGGACGGGTGACCATCCGCGAGGTGGCCGAACGCGCGGGGGTGTCCGTGGCCACGGTCTCACGCGTGCTCAGCGGCAACTACCCGGTGCCGCAGGCCACCCGCACCCGGGTGCTGCGCGCCGCCCGCGCCCTCGACTACGTCGCCAACGCCCACGCCCGTGCCCTCGTCGGCGGCGGCCGCAAGACGGTCGCCGTCGTCCTGCGCCAGGTCACCAGCCCGTTCTACGCCCAGGTCGCCGAGGGCGTCGAGGCGGAGGCCGCCACCCACGGCTGGCTCTGCCTGGTCGGGACCACCGGCGGGGACCCGCAGCGCGAGCTGGAGTTCGTCCAGCTCATGCGGGAGGAGGGCGCCCGGCTGGTCATCCTGGTCGGCGGGGTCGTCGAGGACGACGCCTACCGTGAGCGCGTCGCGCACTACGCGCAGGCCCTCGCCTCCGCCGGGGCCCGCCTGGTGCTGTGCGGACGGCCCGCCCCCGACCCCGACATCCCCGCGCTCGTCGTCGAGTTCGACAACGAGGCCGGGGCCCGCGCCATCACCGGACACCTGCTCTCGGCCGGCCACCGCAGGATCGTCTTCCTCGGCGGACTGCCGGGCAACACCGCCCTGGACGCCCGGGTACGCGGCTACCGCGCCGCCCTCGCCGGGCACGGGCTCCCGCCGGAGGCCGCCCATGTCGTCGACTGCGGCCTGGGGCGGGCCGCCGGGCTCCGCGCGATGACCGAACTCCTCGAGGAGCGCCCGGAGTTCACGGCCGTCTTCGCCGGGGACGACATGGTCGCGGCCGGCGCCCTGCGCGCCATCGCCGAGGCCGGGCTGCGGGTCCCCGACGACATCTCCGTCGTCGGCTACAACGACATCCCGCTCGCCGAGGACTTCCACCCGCCCCTCACCACCGTGCGCACACCCGCCGAGGAACTCGGCCGCGCCGCCGTGCGCATCGCCCTGCGCGACCCCGAACAGGCCGCCGCCACCCACCATCTGCTCGGCACCCACATCGTCGTACGCGACAGCGTCGCCGCGCCCCCACCCGGGCGCGCCCACCGACCGACTTAA
- a CDS encoding DUF2264 domain-containing protein, which produces MTAPHLSADAGHLPPPDPALSPYTGYTRAHWEATADRLLAALHPYAGPGLAQYRLPGRTGHSGAWSDGLEGYARSFLLAAFRIAGSGGDVGPTLIERYATGLAAGVDPRHPEHWPPITDRSQPMVEAASIAIALHETRPWIWDRLPDSTREMAVAWLGGFVGATANDSNWRLFQVITEEFLASVGGPYARAEIDGGLDRLDDWYRGDGWYTDGEGRKFDYYNAWALHLYPVLWARVAGHRADPARVATHRARLREFLDSHQYFFGSDGAPVHQGRSLIYRYATAAPLWAGALADATPLPPGRTRRLASGALKHFADHQVPDERGLLSLGWYGPYLPVTQPYSGPASPYWASKAFLGLLLPADHPVWTAPEEAGPVDTADRQLALPAPGWLLHSTAADGIVRLVNHGTDRLPPPPAASDDSPHYTGFAYSTATAPETPPPGEPPGPDNRIALLAPTGPSRRGRIHPLYAEGRRAASWHTPLGPDGDEHLRITTASVVRGPWEIRVHRVEAPAGTPVRAGGWAVACDDAPPLARTGEAWAVARRTDGLTSALVALFGWDDATAEVTRARGHNAYGDHSAVPVLTAPHPGGAQLLATLVVLTADPLVAADVRTGAGAVLVSDGTLEVRFPDGTTETVTPVPGPG; this is translated from the coding sequence ATGACCGCGCCGCACCTGTCGGCCGACGCCGGCCACCTGCCGCCCCCCGACCCCGCTCTGTCCCCGTACACCGGCTACACCCGGGCCCACTGGGAGGCCACCGCCGACCGGCTGCTCGCCGCGCTCCACCCGTACGCCGGCCCCGGCCTCGCCCAGTACCGGCTGCCCGGCCGCACCGGCCACTCCGGTGCCTGGTCGGACGGACTGGAGGGGTACGCCCGCTCGTTCCTCCTGGCCGCCTTCCGGATCGCGGGCTCGGGCGGAGACGTCGGCCCCACGCTGATCGAGCGCTATGCCACCGGTCTCGCCGCCGGAGTCGACCCCCGCCATCCGGAGCACTGGCCGCCCATCACCGACCGGAGCCAGCCCATGGTCGAGGCCGCCTCCATCGCCATCGCCCTGCACGAGACCCGCCCCTGGATCTGGGACCGACTGCCCGACAGCACAAGGGAGATGGCGGTCGCCTGGCTGGGCGGCTTCGTCGGCGCCACCGCCAACGACTCCAACTGGCGGCTGTTCCAGGTCATCACCGAGGAGTTCCTCGCCTCCGTCGGCGGGCCGTACGCCCGCGCCGAGATCGACGGGGGACTGGACCGCCTCGACGACTGGTACCGGGGCGACGGCTGGTACACCGACGGCGAGGGCCGCAAGTTCGACTACTACAACGCCTGGGCCCTGCACCTCTACCCCGTCCTCTGGGCCCGCGTCGCCGGCCACCGCGCGGACCCCGCCCGTGTCGCCACACACCGCGCCCGCCTTCGCGAGTTCCTCGACAGCCACCAGTACTTCTTCGGCTCCGACGGGGCCCCCGTCCACCAGGGCCGCTCCCTCATCTACCGCTACGCCACCGCCGCCCCGCTCTGGGCGGGCGCCCTCGCCGACGCCACCCCGCTGCCACCCGGGCGCACCCGCCGCCTCGCCTCGGGCGCCCTGAAGCACTTTGCCGACCACCAAGTGCCCGACGAGCGAGGCTTGTTGAGCCTCGGCTGGTACGGGCCCTACCTGCCTGTCACCCAGCCGTACTCGGGCCCGGCCTCCCCGTACTGGGCGAGCAAGGCCTTCCTCGGTCTGCTGTTGCCCGCCGACCACCCGGTGTGGACGGCACCCGAGGAAGCGGGCCCCGTCGACACCGCCGACCGGCAGCTGGCCCTGCCCGCGCCGGGGTGGCTGCTGCACTCCACGGCCGCCGACGGGATCGTCCGCCTGGTCAACCACGGCACCGACCGGCTCCCGCCGCCGCCCGCCGCGTCCGACGACAGCCCGCACTACACGGGCTTCGCCTACTCCACCGCGACGGCCCCCGAGACCCCGCCCCCCGGCGAACCACCCGGCCCCGACAACCGCATCGCCCTGCTGGCCCCCACGGGCCCGTCCCGTCGCGGCCGCATCCACCCGCTGTACGCGGAGGGCCGGCGCGCGGCGTCCTGGCACACCCCGCTCGGCCCGGACGGCGACGAGCACCTGCGCATCACCACCGCGAGCGTGGTGCGCGGGCCGTGGGAGATCCGCGTGCACCGCGTCGAGGCCCCCGCCGGCACGCCCGTCCGGGCCGGCGGCTGGGCGGTGGCCTGCGACGACGCCCCGCCCCTCGCCCGGACGGGTGAGGCCTGGGCGGTGGCCCGCCGCACCGACGGCCTCACCTCGGCCCTCGTCGCCCTGTTCGGCTGGGACGACGCCACCGCCGAGGTGACCCGGGCCCGTGGCCACAACGCCTACGGCGACCACTCGGCCGTCCCCGTCCTCACCGCACCGCACCCGGGCGGCGCACAACTGCTGGCGACGTTGGTGGTCCTCACCGCCGATCCGCTCGTCGCGGCGGACGTACGGACCGGAGCGGGCGCGGTCCTCGTCTCCGACGGCACCCTCGAGGTCCGATTCCCGGACGGCACGACCGAGACCGTCACGCCGGTGCCCGGTCCAGGGTGA
- a CDS encoding carbohydrate ABC transporter permease, translated as MRRQRAAGPLFVAPFMVLFLLLFLAPLGYAAYLSLFQERLIGGTAFVGLDNYAQALSDPQFLHGIGRVALFFVFQVPVMLLLALVFALALDSGLLRLARVIRLGIFVPYAVPSVVAALMWGYLYGPDFGPFAQLSRELSLPVPDFLSEGWMLGSLANIVTWEFVGYNMIILYAALRTVPEELYEAAAVDGAGAWRTAWSIKLPALRPALMLTLLFSVIGSFQLFNEPKLLMNIAPDVISSSYTANLYAYTLAFTGQQVNYAATVSFLLGLVIVIASYAVLLTANRRRTS; from the coding sequence ATGCGCCGTCAAAGGGCGGCCGGACCGCTGTTCGTCGCACCGTTCATGGTGCTGTTCCTGCTGCTCTTCCTCGCCCCGCTCGGCTACGCCGCCTACCTCAGCCTGTTCCAGGAACGCCTCATCGGCGGCACGGCGTTCGTCGGGCTCGACAACTACGCCCAGGCCCTGAGCGATCCGCAGTTCCTGCACGGCATCGGGCGCGTCGCGCTGTTCTTCGTGTTCCAGGTCCCCGTGATGCTGCTGCTGGCGCTGGTGTTCGCCCTGGCCCTCGACAGCGGGCTGCTCCGGCTCGCCCGTGTCATCCGGCTGGGCATCTTCGTCCCGTACGCCGTCCCGAGCGTGGTCGCCGCGCTCATGTGGGGCTATCTGTACGGGCCGGACTTCGGCCCCTTCGCTCAGCTCAGCCGCGAACTCAGCCTGCCCGTCCCGGACTTCCTCAGCGAAGGGTGGATGCTCGGCAGCCTGGCGAACATCGTGACGTGGGAGTTCGTCGGCTACAACATGATCATCCTGTACGCCGCCCTGCGCACCGTCCCCGAGGAGCTGTACGAGGCGGCCGCGGTCGACGGGGCCGGCGCCTGGCGGACCGCCTGGTCGATCAAGCTGCCGGCGCTGCGCCCGGCGCTGATGCTCACCCTGCTGTTCTCGGTGATCGGCAGCTTCCAGCTCTTCAACGAGCCGAAGCTGCTGATGAACATCGCCCCGGACGTGATCAGCAGCTCCTACACCGCCAACCTCTACGCCTACACGCTCGCCTTCACCGGCCAGCAGGTCAACTACGCGGCCACGGTGTCCTTCCTGCTCGGCCTCGTCATCGTGATCGCCTCCTACGCCGTCCTGCTCACCGCGAACCGCAGGAGGACCTCGTGA
- a CDS encoding LacI family DNA-binding transcriptional regulator, protein MTRGTGRGGNSAAPRSVDVARLAGVSQKTVSRVFNDEQYVSADVRRRVLEAAEQLGYRRNNAARALASGRTRSIGVVTLGTALYGPASLLMGVERALRDTGYALRVVNTMEGDPAGITGAVDSLLDQGVDGIVISEPIDEQGADGEVSLRVDVPVLVLGAPSPVVAPTVLTAGDGADLMARVATEHLLDLGHTTVHHLAGPRRWYAARDRLEGWRTTLAAHGRDVPPVVEGDWSAASGYAAGRKLAADTAVTAVFAANDDMAIGLIRALTEAGRRVPQDVSVVGFDDVPVAAYVTPPLTTVPQPFDAVAQEGLKRLVHTIENPEADPLPASDPPVDLVVRSSTAPPPNRTTPARGRRTAAASRAAAPTAPPANGGHSTPH, encoded by the coding sequence ATGACGCGAGGAACAGGGCGGGGCGGGAACTCCGCGGCGCCACGCAGCGTGGACGTGGCCCGCCTGGCCGGCGTCTCGCAGAAGACGGTTTCCCGGGTCTTCAACGACGAGCAGTACGTCTCCGCCGATGTGCGCCGACGCGTCCTCGAAGCCGCCGAACAGCTCGGCTACCGGCGCAACAACGCCGCCCGGGCACTGGCCTCCGGGAGGACCCGCTCCATCGGCGTGGTGACGCTGGGCACCGCCCTGTACGGGCCCGCCTCGCTGCTCATGGGAGTCGAGCGGGCCCTCCGGGACACGGGATACGCGCTCCGGGTGGTCAACACGATGGAGGGGGACCCGGCCGGCATCACCGGTGCCGTGGACTCGCTCCTCGATCAGGGGGTCGACGGCATCGTCATCTCCGAGCCGATCGACGAACAGGGAGCCGACGGTGAGGTCTCCCTCCGCGTCGACGTGCCGGTCCTCGTCCTCGGCGCGCCGTCCCCCGTCGTCGCGCCCACGGTACTGACCGCGGGCGACGGAGCCGACCTGATGGCCCGCGTCGCCACCGAACACCTCCTGGACCTCGGGCACACGACGGTCCATCACCTGGCCGGACCGCGGCGCTGGTACGCCGCCCGGGACCGGCTGGAGGGCTGGCGGACCACGCTGGCCGCCCACGGCAGGGACGTGCCGCCGGTCGTCGAGGGCGACTGGTCGGCCGCGTCCGGATACGCCGCCGGACGAAAGCTGGCCGCGGACACCGCCGTCACCGCCGTGTTCGCCGCCAACGACGACATGGCGATCGGTCTGATCCGCGCGCTGACGGAGGCGGGACGGCGGGTGCCCCAGGACGTCAGCGTCGTCGGCTTCGACGACGTTCCGGTCGCCGCCTATGTGACTCCTCCGCTGACCACGGTGCCGCAGCCCTTCGACGCCGTGGCGCAGGAGGGACTCAAGCGCCTGGTGCACACCATCGAGAACCCGGAAGCGGATCCGCTGCCGGCGAGCGACCCACCGGTCGACCTCGTCGTCCGGTCCTCGACCGCGCCCCCGCCGAACCGGACGACCCCGGCTCGCGGACGGCGCACCGCCGCCGCCTCGCGCGCGGCCGCGCCCACTGCGCCACCGGCGAACGGAGGCCACTCGACACCGCACTGA
- a CDS encoding carbohydrate ABC transporter permease translates to MSAHVRPGWMEKPRLATQAAKAVALAAVVLLVCVPFLVIVSTSLAAPREVVANGGWVLWPEHPTLEAYRDILDGGIVTHALAVSAGVTLVGTALSLFCTVTLAYALSRPGVFGGRPVLLLILFTFLFPPGMIPGFLLVKELDLLGSYGSLVLPVLVNVFNLVVLRGFFQGIPEELYEAARLDGAGDWRALWSIVLPLSKAALAVVGLFYAVAYWNSWFYASLYLESDHWPVQQVLRTYVVAGSGLTDTTTGEATVNAPQTIQMAVLVIATVPILLVYPFLQKYFTKGVLTGAVKS, encoded by the coding sequence GTGAGCGCCCACGTCCGACCCGGCTGGATGGAGAAGCCGCGGCTCGCCACCCAGGCCGCGAAGGCCGTCGCCCTCGCCGCGGTCGTCCTCCTGGTCTGCGTGCCCTTCCTCGTCATCGTGTCGACCTCGCTCGCCGCCCCGCGCGAGGTCGTGGCCAACGGCGGCTGGGTGCTGTGGCCCGAACACCCCACCCTGGAGGCGTACCGGGACATCCTCGACGGCGGCATCGTCACCCACGCCCTCGCCGTCAGCGCCGGCGTCACCCTCGTCGGCACCGCGCTGAGCCTCTTCTGCACGGTCACCCTCGCCTACGCCCTCTCCCGACCCGGTGTGTTCGGCGGCCGCCCGGTCCTGCTGCTGATCCTCTTCACCTTCCTCTTCCCGCCGGGCATGATCCCGGGCTTCCTGCTGGTCAAGGAGCTCGACCTGCTGGGCAGTTACGGCTCCCTGGTCCTCCCCGTGCTGGTCAACGTCTTCAACCTGGTCGTGCTCCGCGGCTTCTTCCAGGGCATCCCCGAGGAGCTGTACGAGGCCGCCCGCCTCGACGGCGCCGGGGACTGGCGAGCCCTGTGGTCCATCGTGCTGCCGCTGTCGAAGGCGGCGCTCGCCGTGGTCGGACTGTTCTACGCGGTGGCGTACTGGAACTCCTGGTTCTACGCCTCGCTCTACCTCGAGAGCGACCACTGGCCGGTGCAGCAGGTGCTGCGCACCTACGTCGTGGCCGGCTCCGGCCTCACCGACACCACCACCGGCGAGGCCACGGTCAACGCACCGCAGACGATCCAGATGGCCGTGCTGGTGATCGCCACCGTGCCGATCCTGCTCGTTTATCCCTTCCTCCAGAAGTACTTCACCAAGGGCGTGCTCACCGGCGCCGTCAAGAGCTGA